A region from the Musa acuminata AAA Group cultivar baxijiao chromosome BXJ1-10, Cavendish_Baxijiao_AAA, whole genome shotgun sequence genome encodes:
- the LOC135584456 gene encoding protein PHYTOCHROME-DEPENDENT LATE-FLOWERING-like isoform X4 has product MGVSFKVARVGSRYRPRAPPPDPADAADGDVESALLPVDGPADPPRSDDPKASLLGLDDGLGCFSFFTTRKENNSLGIECEPSFSINLHPDGFFIGKPTEGMLLPLLEDVPKLLHPYDRTSKILFSAIECGWLPGDMLDDIPCKYYNGTLFCEVWDFRTSLSKLGLGGCDSSHDEFPKVQKVCLRMGNESVVKDLQSISDDSWTYDDLLQVESGIIKSLQPLLYLCPKPSLDRLCRTPSSKKLDLSIMGRRLTRKQHDEPEIGLKSVRMEMASSRIIDNLKTQTSGSLEHGGLCYARNTILRSMPFIQQATDWNHSILHTLQMASQPFSISDAGCSLPVPNNAAAIPSFLLPPDHNSKNSLLHTEYCATLGKRSQFQEEVTQNTAVKRPKQGTPVSDISQAEKNVLPGIQEQRRVKLSKKQQEVQISQLVVTCDRHSCPLISETSMKIIPEVEVQMTSQLYKEAAKDMVKEEPTEAKVLCRSDLVKGKKDNLVDARSKILKQQLSVQRSLPFRLQCDKDGPSFVKHPKNGDFSRKRKSTQGYQVSAESSDQFPVSQLGENQILSLGTSRTCHEVAATKLQKEDTAVDPVASVGTASMTSVSNSTLVQVSKMILKKKPKALTSAFAEGTMGINFDTSVNATRVQDISNGSLAEIIPAPAPSEANDDTTILDKFSKIQIITQRYGLGCKKNKVDSYIMTKASSCSLLPPVGILMPEDSEEIDGSRNVCKTRILTYRRVLFFFGGSSLPLSASESWRKLVLTEFDEPCGHKVGAEIVYITDAKRFHIALLPTLICLLLSSLH; this is encoded by the exons ATGGGCGTTTCCTTCAAGGTCGCCCGCGTCGGCTCCCGCTACCGCCCACGGGCTCCCCCTCCGGACCCTGCCGACGCGGCCGACGGCGATGTGGAGAGCGCCCTCCTCCCTGTCGATGGCCCCGCGGATCCACCACGCAGCGATGATCCTAAG GCTTCTTTGCTGGGGTTAGATGATGGACTtggttgtttttctttttttacaacCAGGAAGGAAAACAATTCCCTTGGAATAG AGTGTGAACCATCCTTCTCCATTAACTTACACCCTGATGGTTTCTTTATCGGAAAACCTACTGAG GGTATGCTGCTGCCTTTGCTTGAAGATGTTCCCAAGTTGCTGCACCCCTATGATAGGACATCTAAGATATTGTTTTCT GCAATTGAGTGTGGCTGGTTGCCTGGAGATATGTTGGATGACATACCTTGCAAGTACTACAATGGAACTCTTTTTTGTGAG GTGTGGGACTTTCGCACCTCTTTGTCTAAATTGGGGCTTGGTGGATgtgattcctctcatgatgagttTCCTAAAGTTCAGAAAGTCTGCTTACGAATGGGTAATGAAAGTGTGGTCAAAGACTTGCAATCAATCTCAGATGATTCTTGGACTTATGATGATCTATTG CAAGTTGAATCTGGGATCATCAAGTCCTTGCAACCGCTGCTTTATTTGTGCCCAAAGCCATCTTTGGACAGATTGTGCAGGACGCCATCTTCGAAGAAG cttgatttaagcataatggGGAGGAGATTGACAAGAAAGCAGCATGATGAGCCTGAAATTGGCCTCAAGTCTGTCCGTATGGAAATGGCAAGCAGCAGGATTATTGACAACTTGAAGACACAAACAAGTGGTTCCCTTGAACATGGAGGATTATGTTATGCTCGGAATACCATTTTAAGAAGCATGCCATTCATACAGCAAGCTACTGATTGGAACCACAGTATACTTCACACTTTGCAAATGGCTTCACAACCATTTAGTATCTCAGATGCAGGTTGCTCTCTCCCCGTTCCAAATAATGCTGCAGCAATACCAAGTTTTCTATTACCacctgatcacaattcaaaaaacTCTCTACTTCATACTGAATATTGTGCTACTCTTGGAAAAAGGAGCCAGTTCCAAGAAGAAGTTACTCAGAATACTGCTGTAAAAAGGCCAAAACAAGGAACACCAGTCTCGGATATTTCACAAGCAGAAAAAAATGTGCTGCCTGGAATCCAAGAACAGAGGAGAGTCAAGTTGTCAAAGAAGCAACAGGAAGTTCAGATTAGCCAGCTTGTTGTAACTTGTGATCGACATAGTTGTCCGTTGATAAGTGAGACTTCAATGAAAATAATTCCAGAGGTTGAGGTTCAAATGACCTCTCAGCTATACAAAGAAGCAGCAAAAGATATGGTCAAAGAAGAGCCTACTGAAGCAAAAGTTTTATGTAGGTCAGATTTGGTGAAGGGTAAGAAGGATAATCTAGTGGATGCCAGAAGTAAGATTTTAAAGCAGCAGTTATCAGTTCAGAGGTCTCTGCCATTTCGTCTGCAGTGTGATAAAGATGGTCCATCCTTTGTGAAACACCCAAAGAATGGGGATTTTTCTCGGAAAAGAAAATCGACTCAAGGTTATCAGGTTTCAGCTGAAAGTTCAGACCAATTTCCAGTGTCTCAGTTGGGTGAAAACCAGATACTGTCATTGGGAACTTCCAGGACATGTCACGAAGTTGCTGCAACTAAGTTACAGAAGGAAGATACTGCAGTAGATCCTGTGGCTTCAGTTGGAACTGCTTCCATGACATCTGTGTCCAACAGTACTTTAGTACAAGTGAGTAAGATGATACTCAAGAAAAAGCCCAAAGCTCTTACCTCAGCTTTTGCTGAAGGCACAATGGGAATTAACTTTGACACAAGTGTTAATGCTACACGAGTTCAGGACATATCAAATGGTTCCTTAGCTGAGATCATACCTGCACCAGCTCCATCAGAAGCTAATGATGATACAACCATTCTTGATAAGTTCTCCAAGATTCAAATTATAACACAAAG GTATGGACTTGGCTGCAAGAAGAACAAAGTTGACAGTTACATTATGACAAAAGCATCATCATGTTCCCTCTTACCACCAGTTGGGATCTTGATGCCTGAAGATAGTGAAGAAATTGATGGAAGTAGAAATGTTTGCAAAACCCGCATACTAACATATAGGCGTGTTCTATTTTTCTTTGGAG GAAGTAGCTTACCCTTGTCGGCTTCTGAGTCTTGGAGAAAGCTTGTCTTGACTGAATTTGATGAGCCTTGTGGTCACAAGGTAGGAGCTGAAATTGTCTACATAACTGATGCGAAGCGCTTCCATATTGCTTTACTTCCGACACTT ATTTGTTTGCTGCTCAGTTCACTTCATTG A